A window of Aeromicrobium sp. A1-2 contains these coding sequences:
- a CDS encoding acyl-CoA dehydrogenase family protein, which produces MRDVETDPAASFAKTWQAVAEAGLSGIGIAEQCGGGGGDLLDQMVALEAAAHALTPGPLLGTVLVGQIVRAAHVSAPDSCNEVLSAIAGGARAACALRGSVALAGGGARGDLDVVLDVVDARWMLAPADDGSWVLIAAQGWEAQPEVGFDLTRRGGRVRVAAGPDDVLHLAGVDADAVRRVFVALVAAEAAGVAQWCLTTAVDYAKVREQFGAPIGSFQAIKQLCSHMLETAESVSAVAWDVGAALRSEVPAEEANYAADVAATIALDGAVAVAQDCIQVLGGIGFTFEHEAHLYLRRAVALRIAASALTGGTEQSAARLARRAGAGQRRASAIDFEGADSRFRATTRPEIDAIAQLPADEQRSALARAGYLTPHWPRPYGLDAGPVEQLVVDEELARAGLSRPDLAIGAWAVPTIIDHGTAEQAERFALPTLIGDVAWCQLFSEPGAGSDLASLSTRAVRADGGWKLTGQKVWTSRAREADWGICLARTDREAARHRGITYFLVDMTSDGIDTRPLREITGDAMFNEVFLDDVFVPDDCVVGEIDGGWKLARTTLANERVAMAGTKLGLSTERAVGLLDGRGSQADEARVGHQVALATACQLLGVRSTLRSIAGRGPGAESSVAKLLGVRNRQEASELVVDMLGPVALYSGDDPQVSNDLHEMLLTRCLSIAGGTTQILRNVVAERVLGLPRG; this is translated from the coding sequence GTGCGGGACGTCGAAACCGACCCCGCAGCGTCGTTCGCCAAGACCTGGCAGGCCGTGGCCGAGGCCGGGCTCTCCGGCATCGGTATCGCTGAGCAGTGCGGTGGTGGAGGCGGCGATCTGCTCGACCAGATGGTCGCGCTGGAGGCGGCGGCACATGCCCTGACGCCGGGTCCTCTGCTGGGGACCGTGCTGGTCGGCCAGATCGTCCGTGCGGCCCACGTTTCCGCACCCGACTCGTGCAACGAGGTGCTCTCCGCGATCGCCGGAGGTGCCCGGGCGGCATGTGCTCTGCGCGGCTCGGTCGCCCTTGCCGGCGGAGGTGCTCGTGGCGACCTCGATGTGGTGCTGGACGTCGTCGACGCCCGCTGGATGCTCGCTCCCGCAGATGACGGCTCGTGGGTGCTGATCGCAGCTCAGGGGTGGGAGGCGCAGCCCGAGGTCGGCTTCGACCTGACTCGGCGTGGAGGTCGCGTCCGGGTTGCTGCCGGGCCGGACGACGTGCTGCACCTCGCTGGCGTTGACGCCGATGCGGTGCGTCGCGTCTTCGTCGCGCTGGTCGCGGCAGAAGCGGCCGGCGTGGCGCAGTGGTGCCTGACCACCGCGGTGGATTATGCCAAGGTGCGCGAGCAGTTCGGAGCGCCCATCGGCTCGTTCCAGGCCATCAAGCAGCTCTGCTCGCACATGCTGGAAACCGCCGAGTCGGTGTCGGCCGTGGCGTGGGACGTTGGAGCCGCCCTGCGGTCAGAGGTGCCAGCCGAGGAAGCAAACTATGCCGCCGACGTCGCCGCCACGATCGCGCTCGACGGCGCCGTGGCTGTGGCGCAGGACTGTATCCAGGTCCTCGGTGGCATTGGATTCACGTTCGAGCACGAAGCCCACCTCTATCTCCGCCGGGCGGTGGCGCTGCGGATCGCGGCGTCGGCGCTGACGGGTGGGACCGAGCAGTCGGCGGCGCGCCTGGCCCGACGGGCCGGTGCGGGCCAGCGCCGGGCGTCGGCGATCGATTTCGAAGGAGCTGACTCGCGGTTCCGCGCCACCACGCGCCCGGAGATCGATGCGATCGCACAGCTTCCGGCCGACGAGCAGCGCTCTGCGCTCGCGCGGGCGGGCTACCTGACTCCGCACTGGCCACGACCGTACGGTCTGGACGCCGGACCGGTGGAGCAGCTCGTCGTCGACGAGGAGCTGGCTCGCGCGGGCCTCAGCCGCCCCGATCTGGCGATCGGTGCCTGGGCGGTGCCGACGATCATCGATCACGGCACGGCCGAACAGGCCGAACGTTTCGCGTTGCCGACACTGATCGGCGACGTCGCCTGGTGCCAGCTGTTCAGCGAGCCGGGAGCGGGCTCCGACCTCGCGTCCCTCAGCACTCGCGCGGTGCGTGCAGACGGTGGCTGGAAGCTGACTGGTCAAAAGGTGTGGACGTCCCGAGCGCGCGAGGCCGACTGGGGCATCTGCCTGGCCCGCACGGACCGCGAGGCCGCACGGCACCGAGGAATTACCTACTTCCTCGTCGACATGACGTCCGACGGCATCGACACACGCCCGCTGCGGGAGATCACCGGCGACGCGATGTTCAACGAGGTCTTCCTCGACGATGTGTTCGTGCCGGACGACTGCGTCGTGGGAGAGATCGACGGGGGTTGGAAGCTCGCCCGCACCACGCTGGCCAATGAACGAGTGGCGATGGCGGGAACCAAGCTGGGGTTGAGCACGGAGCGCGCAGTGGGGCTGCTGGACGGCCGTGGTTCGCAGGCTGACGAGGCGCGGGTCGGACACCAGGTGGCCCTCGCCACGGCCTGCCAGCTGCTCGGGGTCCGGTCGACGCTCCGGTCGATCGCCGGTCGTGGGCCGGGCGCGGAGTCGAGCGTCGCGAAGCTGCTGGGCGTGCGCAATCGTCAGGAGGCCTCCGAGCTGGTCGTGGACATGCTCGGACCCGTCGCGCTGTATTCGGGCGACGACCCACAGGTGTCCAACGACCTGCACGAGATGCTGCTGACGCGGTGCCTGTCAATTGCCGGCGGCACGACGCAGATCCTGCGCAACGTCGTGGCCGAAAGGGTGCTCGGACTACCTCGCGGGTGA
- a CDS encoding alpha/beta hydrolase — MSAGFTRRQIALAALALNAVRPLPGKWSGVPSFALGWPVSELAPHLLGAAAVDTAAELTIRRRGSKPSTAGLLAAATAAGLLTYAIAGSRRVGTELDDALRESIGKDYLTTLDLPGPLDLRLPRGSIARPFRFRQHDVEVLRNVPYTEGGRRAHLDIYRPRDVDLSNAPVLIQVHGGGWTIGAKEQQGLILMNRMAQQGWICVAANYRLAPKHRFPAQIVDVKRTIAWVRENIAQYGGDPSYIAITGGSAGGHLSALAALTPGERDYQPGFEDSDTSIAACVPFYGIYDLAGLTKQQSAIDMRDRFLGPWVFDKDPRTHLADFVQASPLAHVSDHTPDFFVIHGRNDTLAPVGQARAFVAALREKSDATVTYAELPGTQHAFEVFSSIRSQHTIAAVQRWLQWHRATHQPSPAR; from the coding sequence GTGTCTGCCGGGTTCACCCGCCGCCAAATCGCGCTGGCCGCGCTCGCGCTGAATGCGGTCCGACCGCTGCCCGGCAAGTGGTCCGGGGTTCCCAGCTTTGCTCTCGGCTGGCCCGTGAGTGAGCTCGCGCCCCATCTCCTGGGCGCGGCCGCCGTGGACACAGCAGCCGAGCTGACCATCCGGCGCCGCGGATCCAAGCCGTCGACCGCCGGCCTGTTGGCAGCAGCGACGGCAGCCGGACTGTTGACGTACGCGATTGCCGGGTCCCGGCGAGTCGGCACCGAGCTCGACGATGCTCTCCGCGAGAGCATCGGCAAGGACTACCTGACGACGCTGGACCTCCCCGGACCGCTCGATCTGCGGCTGCCTCGCGGTTCGATCGCCCGGCCGTTCCGCTTCCGCCAGCACGACGTAGAAGTTCTGCGCAATGTCCCCTACACCGAGGGCGGACGCCGCGCCCACCTCGACATCTACCGGCCGCGGGACGTCGACCTGAGCAACGCGCCCGTGCTGATCCAGGTCCACGGCGGCGGGTGGACGATCGGCGCGAAGGAACAGCAGGGCCTGATCCTGATGAATCGCATGGCACAGCAGGGTTGGATCTGTGTGGCCGCCAACTACCGGCTGGCCCCCAAGCACCGGTTCCCCGCCCAGATCGTCGACGTCAAGCGGACGATCGCGTGGGTGCGCGAGAACATCGCCCAGTACGGCGGCGATCCGTCCTACATCGCGATCACCGGCGGTTCGGCCGGCGGCCACCTCTCGGCGTTGGCGGCACTCACACCCGGTGAGCGCGACTATCAACCGGGATTCGAGGACTCGGACACCTCGATCGCGGCCTGCGTCCCGTTCTACGGCATCTACGACCTGGCCGGACTCACCAAGCAGCAGTCGGCGATCGACATGCGCGACCGGTTCCTCGGGCCCTGGGTGTTCGACAAGGATCCGCGCACGCATCTCGCCGATTTCGTCCAGGCCTCGCCGCTGGCACACGTCAGCGACCACACCCCCGACTTCTTCGTGATCCATGGGAGAAACGACACCCTGGCGCCGGTCGGCCAAGCACGCGCGTTCGTCGCCGCCCTCCGGGAGAAGTCCGATGCGACGGTGACCTATGCCGAGCTCCCCGGCACCCAGCACGCCTTCGAGGTCTTCTCATCGATCCGCAGCCAGCACACGATCGCGGCCGTACAGCGCTGGTTGCAATGGCACCGGGCAACGCACCAGCCGTCACCCGCGAGGTAG
- a CDS encoding wax ester/triacylglycerol synthase family O-acyltransferase yields the protein MDRLSGLDASFLYLESGAQLMHVCGVIVVDPATIPGGYDFARFRQELSARVSDIPMFNRKLKLVPGGIDFPVWVTDDEFDIDRHVHRLAVPAPGGDREVSEVTGHLAGIPLDRSRPLWEMYVIEGLANGKIAVFSKMHHASVDGVSGSNMISYLCSLEPDAPPLDTGSGTNEHQRVPSDLELVGRGVMATATKPWQLARLVAPTARTLVESASRARRGTAMAAPLTAPRTSFNGTITGHRSIAFTDVPLATIKEIKSAVPGATVNDVVLALSGGALRRYLQERGELPETSLLASVPVSVRGKSTKSSGRNQVSSIFCRLGTDVEDPLERITAMAVANAHAKDHHTAVPADTLQEWAEFAAPRTFGLAVRMVSDLRLAEKGPVIHNLVISNVPGPPVPLYFVGSRIDAMYPLGPVFHGAGLNITVMSNNGQMHIGAIACSESMPRVWDLVDQFQAELAAMREAVLGD from the coding sequence ATGGATCGACTCAGTGGTCTCGACGCCAGTTTCCTGTACCTCGAGAGCGGCGCACAGCTCATGCATGTGTGCGGCGTCATCGTGGTTGATCCGGCAACCATTCCCGGCGGCTACGACTTTGCAAGGTTCCGGCAGGAGCTGTCTGCGCGAGTCTCGGACATCCCGATGTTCAACCGCAAGCTCAAACTCGTACCCGGCGGCATCGACTTCCCGGTCTGGGTCACCGATGATGAGTTCGACATTGATCGCCACGTCCACCGGCTCGCCGTTCCCGCACCCGGCGGGGACCGGGAGGTGTCTGAGGTCACCGGGCACCTGGCCGGTATTCCCCTCGACCGATCGCGTCCGCTGTGGGAGATGTACGTCATCGAAGGCCTGGCCAACGGCAAGATCGCGGTGTTCTCGAAGATGCACCATGCCTCGGTCGACGGAGTCTCCGGATCGAACATGATCTCCTATCTCTGCAGCCTGGAGCCTGATGCTCCGCCGCTCGACACGGGCTCGGGAACCAACGAGCATCAACGTGTCCCATCTGATCTGGAGCTGGTCGGCCGAGGTGTGATGGCCACCGCGACCAAGCCATGGCAGCTGGCCAGGCTGGTCGCGCCCACGGCGCGAACCTTGGTCGAAAGTGCCAGTCGCGCACGCAGGGGCACCGCGATGGCCGCGCCGCTGACTGCGCCACGAACATCGTTCAACGGGACGATCACGGGCCACCGATCGATCGCCTTCACTGATGTTCCACTGGCCACGATCAAGGAGATCAAGTCGGCCGTGCCCGGCGCCACGGTCAACGATGTGGTGCTCGCGCTCAGCGGAGGTGCGCTGCGTCGCTACCTCCAGGAGCGCGGCGAGCTCCCCGAGACCTCGCTGCTGGCCAGCGTGCCGGTGTCGGTCCGCGGGAAGTCCACGAAGTCCAGCGGGCGCAACCAGGTGTCGTCGATCTTCTGCCGGCTGGGAACCGATGTCGAGGACCCGCTGGAGCGCATCACGGCGATGGCGGTGGCCAACGCTCACGCCAAGGACCACCACACGGCGGTCCCCGCCGACACCTTGCAGGAATGGGCCGAGTTCGCGGCACCGCGCACGTTCGGGCTGGCGGTCCGGATGGTCTCCGACCTCCGGCTCGCGGAGAAGGGACCGGTGATCCACAACCTGGTCATCTCCAACGTGCCCGGGCCGCCCGTGCCGTTGTACTTCGTGGGATCGCGCATCGACGCGATGTATCCGTTGGGTCCGGTCTTCCACGGTGCGGGGCTCAACATCACCGTGATGAGCAACAACGGACAGATGCATATCGGCGCCATCGCGTGCAGCGAGTCGATGCCGCGGGTGTGGGACCTGGTCGACCAGTTCCAGGCCGAGCTCGCGGCGATGCGCGAGGCCGTGCTCGGCGACTGA
- a CDS encoding alpha/beta fold hydrolase: MPNPVKLAIDGLRHLLPDPSSWDLYHLPPVELPEGRWLELPRRGRTWLTDVPGPTPDAPVIILLHAVGCTGQLTWFPAIPLLAERYRVITFDQRWHGRGITSEKFLISDCADDVAAVIEALGLVRPIVAGYSMGSVVAQRVWRQHPDAAGGLILAASTAHFRTNGRERIFHAAMELGMGLSATLSRSRVVNQAGAAAMESIDADSSDTARWAMKQWRATSGWAVGQAVASLGRHHSRPWLSHIDIPTAVVVTGNDHVIPPSRQYDLAARIPGATVHEADCGHAGCVLEYQSFVPVLLEAARATSARIRDRELARQAG; the protein is encoded by the coding sequence GTGCCCAATCCGGTCAAGCTGGCCATCGACGGCTTGCGTCACCTGCTGCCCGACCCCTCCTCGTGGGACCTGTACCACCTCCCGCCGGTGGAGCTGCCGGAAGGACGGTGGCTGGAACTGCCCCGTCGCGGGCGAACCTGGCTGACCGATGTGCCCGGCCCCACCCCCGATGCTCCCGTCATCATCTTGTTGCACGCGGTTGGCTGCACCGGCCAGCTGACCTGGTTCCCGGCGATCCCCCTGCTGGCGGAGCGCTATCGGGTCATCACCTTCGACCAGCGTTGGCACGGACGTGGTATCACGTCCGAGAAGTTCCTGATCTCAGACTGCGCCGACGATGTGGCTGCCGTGATCGAAGCGCTGGGTCTGGTGCGCCCCATCGTCGCCGGATACTCGATGGGATCGGTCGTGGCGCAGCGGGTCTGGCGCCAGCATCCCGACGCCGCTGGTGGGCTCATCCTCGCCGCCAGCACGGCCCACTTCCGAACCAACGGCCGCGAACGGATCTTTCACGCAGCGATGGAGCTCGGCATGGGCCTCAGCGCGACGCTGTCGCGGTCACGGGTCGTCAACCAGGCTGGCGCGGCCGCCATGGAGTCCATCGACGCCGACAGCTCGGACACCGCCCGTTGGGCGATGAAGCAGTGGCGGGCAACCAGCGGGTGGGCCGTGGGGCAGGCGGTCGCCTCCCTGGGTCGCCACCACTCGAGGCCCTGGCTGTCGCACATCGACATCCCCACCGCGGTCGTCGTCACCGGCAACGACCACGTGATTCCGCCGTCTCGCCAGTACGATCTGGCGGCCCGCATCCCGGGCGCGACGGTGCACGAGGCCGACTGCGGGCACGCGGGATGCGTGCTGGAGTATCAGTCGTTCGTGCCGGTGCTGCTCGAAGCCGCTCGCGCCACGTCGGCCCGGATCCGCGATCGCGAGCTGGCCCGCCAGGCGGGCTGA
- a CDS encoding acyl-CoA dehydrogenase: MDSVLDEVRSVIGDVLDRGDGSWFALQESGLLALAAPESLGGEALGLTEISVLLHEVGRRAADLPVWETLACGLLPLVRSGADALQADLVPRVLAGELMLVPALSEPGAPLPVSPATRYDDTGVSGTKIGVTVLGSTTLLLVSATGADGAPVVVLVDPAGPGVGQTSTTTSAGSVEATYTFDSAPVVGVLDAEVVRNHAIAGLAALGAGVVEGARDLTAGYIRDRRQFGRALAEFQAVAQQIADVYIASRTFTLTAGEVVRRLDAGDPADDDLAIAAFWFADRASTVMQVCQHLHGGMGVDETYAMAGYFARVRDISRHLGGPVTLAAVPICESAGKNAELTAEERAFKEEARTYLTALASDADRDEMRSDRHGPAYHRVIKQMGADGWMGVGWPKEYGGQGRGVIEQQSFVNEAAHADVHLPSVTLQTVGPTLQAFGTEKQKDMFLADIITGDVHFAIGYSEPDAGTDLASMRTTARRDGDHYVVNGQKMWTTGGHAADYVWLGVRTDPDASPHRGISVLIVDTKDPGYSWTPIVTSDGSHHTNATYFNDVRVPVDMLVGEENRGWQLITTQLNHERVMLGPAGRIEGLRDMVRKWAEGRHTPDGTPVLELPWVRDTLARATASFRINELLNWAVARAAAIERSAVADASTSKVFASDEVQRLGLALADIVTACGDPSDPETGRLAQYLDATSKRNLVLSFGGGVNEVQRELIAMFGLDLPRVPR, from the coding sequence GTGGATTCAGTACTCGACGAGGTGCGCTCCGTCATCGGCGACGTACTCGACCGCGGTGACGGGTCGTGGTTTGCCCTGCAGGAGTCCGGGCTGCTGGCGCTTGCCGCCCCGGAGAGCCTGGGTGGTGAGGCGCTGGGCCTGACCGAGATCTCGGTGCTGCTGCACGAAGTGGGGCGGCGTGCCGCCGACCTCCCGGTGTGGGAGACGTTGGCCTGCGGACTGCTGCCGCTCGTGCGTTCGGGTGCTGACGCCCTGCAGGCCGATCTCGTGCCGCGGGTCCTGGCCGGCGAGCTCATGCTCGTGCCGGCGCTCAGCGAGCCCGGTGCGCCCTTGCCGGTCAGTCCGGCGACCAGGTACGACGACACCGGGGTCAGCGGAACCAAGATCGGAGTGACGGTCCTCGGATCCACGACCCTGCTCCTTGTCTCGGCCACCGGTGCAGACGGCGCACCGGTAGTCGTCCTGGTTGATCCAGCCGGACCGGGGGTGGGTCAGACATCCACCACGACTTCCGCCGGTTCGGTCGAAGCCACCTATACCTTCGACTCGGCTCCGGTGGTCGGAGTGCTCGACGCCGAGGTCGTGCGGAACCACGCCATCGCGGGCCTCGCAGCCCTCGGCGCCGGAGTGGTGGAAGGCGCTCGGGATCTGACCGCTGGCTATATCCGTGACCGCCGTCAGTTCGGTCGCGCACTGGCGGAGTTCCAGGCCGTCGCGCAGCAGATCGCCGATGTCTACATCGCCTCGCGGACGTTCACGCTCACGGCAGGCGAGGTGGTGCGCCGCCTCGACGCCGGCGACCCGGCGGACGACGACCTGGCGATCGCCGCCTTCTGGTTCGCCGATCGTGCCTCCACCGTGATGCAGGTCTGCCAGCACCTGCACGGCGGAATGGGCGTCGACGAGACCTACGCGATGGCTGGCTACTTCGCGCGGGTGCGCGACATCAGCCGACATCTGGGTGGCCCGGTGACGCTCGCTGCCGTCCCGATCTGTGAGTCCGCGGGCAAGAATGCCGAGCTGACGGCAGAGGAGCGCGCCTTCAAGGAGGAAGCCCGGACCTATCTCACCGCACTTGCCAGCGACGCCGACCGCGACGAGATGCGATCGGATCGACATGGGCCGGCCTACCACCGGGTCATCAAGCAGATGGGTGCCGATGGCTGGATGGGCGTGGGCTGGCCGAAGGAGTACGGCGGCCAGGGCCGAGGCGTCATCGAGCAGCAGTCGTTCGTCAACGAAGCCGCTCACGCCGATGTGCACCTGCCCTCCGTGACGCTGCAGACCGTGGGACCGACGCTGCAGGCGTTCGGTACCGAGAAGCAGAAGGACATGTTCCTCGCCGACATCATCACCGGCGACGTGCACTTCGCGATCGGCTACAGCGAGCCGGACGCGGGCACGGACCTTGCATCCATGCGCACCACCGCCCGCCGCGACGGTGACCACTACGTCGTGAACGGTCAGAAGATGTGGACCACGGGCGGTCACGCGGCGGACTACGTCTGGCTGGGTGTCCGCACCGATCCCGACGCGTCCCCGCATCGCGGCATCTCGGTCCTCATCGTCGACACCAAGGACCCCGGCTACTCCTGGACACCGATCGTCACGAGCGACGGCTCGCACCACACCAATGCGACGTACTTCAACGACGTGCGCGTGCCCGTCGACATGCTGGTCGGGGAGGAGAACCGCGGCTGGCAGCTCATCACGACCCAGCTCAACCACGAGCGGGTCATGCTGGGTCCCGCCGGCCGCATCGAGGGCTTGCGCGACATGGTGCGCAAGTGGGCCGAGGGACGTCACACCCCCGATGGCACCCCGGTTCTCGAGCTGCCGTGGGTCCGCGACACCTTGGCCCGTGCCACGGCGTCGTTCCGCATCAACGAGCTGCTCAACTGGGCTGTCGCTCGTGCTGCTGCGATCGAGCGCTCGGCGGTGGCCGATGCCTCGACGTCGAAGGTTTTCGCCAGCGACGAGGTGCAGCGACTCGGACTGGCCCTCGCGGACATCGTCACTGCGTGCGGCGATCCGTCCGACCCGGAAACCGGACGTCTGGCGCAATATCTCGACGCGACCAGCAAGCGCAATCTGGTGCTCAGCTTCGGTGGCGGCGTCAACGAGGTGCAGCGCGAGCTGATCGCGATGTTCGGCCTCGACCTGCCGCGGGTGCCGCGATGA
- a CDS encoding OB-fold domain-containing protein yields the protein MARTDEIKARGSSPARVAHDPVNAPMIRHWAEAIGDRNPRWAPGPDTEAPPAMAQVWTMYGLDPARMPGDPLPDTMKVLDDAGFTAVLGTNCDQTYSRTLRPGEVVSISTRLADVVGPKLTGVGEGYFITTQSVWTVGDEEVATMTFRVLKFKPGTGRVVVDKSKSSRPMINRDTEFFWAGTAIGELRVQRCNACGELRHPPGPVCPSCHAMDRGFVVASGRGTVHSFLVHHAPAVPGKKLPLTLALVELDEGVRMVGEVSGDVAIGDAVEVWFDPIDDEVTLAKWQPAGTPAPEPQPEEKSDLPVWELPITPTLVVSTALATRDFQDVHHDRDRSIGHGSKDIFINILSTTGLVQRYVTEWAGPQTQVLSCALRLGAPAHPYDTLRFTGTIVSEIDGVTTLDVTGLVSVGTHVNARLEITR from the coding sequence ATGGCTCGCACGGACGAGATCAAGGCGCGGGGCAGCAGCCCGGCGCGGGTCGCGCACGACCCGGTCAATGCCCCCATGATCCGGCACTGGGCCGAGGCGATCGGAGACCGGAATCCCCGCTGGGCCCCGGGACCCGACACCGAGGCGCCGCCGGCGATGGCGCAGGTGTGGACGATGTACGGCCTGGATCCCGCGCGCATGCCCGGCGACCCACTGCCCGACACGATGAAGGTGCTCGACGACGCCGGCTTCACCGCCGTGCTCGGCACGAACTGCGACCAGACGTATTCCCGCACGCTGCGGCCCGGTGAAGTCGTGAGCATCAGCACCCGGCTCGCCGACGTCGTCGGGCCGAAGCTGACCGGGGTGGGGGAGGGCTACTTCATCACGACCCAGAGCGTATGGACGGTCGGCGACGAAGAGGTCGCGACGATGACGTTCCGGGTGCTGAAGTTCAAGCCGGGAACGGGGCGCGTGGTCGTCGACAAGTCGAAGTCGTCCCGCCCGATGATCAACCGCGACACCGAGTTCTTCTGGGCGGGCACCGCGATCGGCGAGCTGCGGGTCCAGAGGTGCAACGCCTGTGGCGAGCTGCGCCACCCGCCCGGTCCGGTTTGTCCGTCGTGCCATGCCATGGATCGCGGATTCGTCGTCGCGTCGGGCCGGGGGACAGTCCACTCGTTCCTGGTCCACCACGCTCCGGCGGTTCCGGGCAAGAAGCTGCCGCTCACGCTGGCTCTCGTCGAGCTCGACGAGGGCGTCCGGATGGTCGGGGAGGTCAGTGGTGACGTGGCGATCGGCGATGCCGTCGAGGTGTGGTTCGACCCGATCGACGATGAGGTGACGCTCGCCAAGTGGCAGCCAGCAGGCACCCCTGCGCCCGAGCCACAGCCTGAAGAGAAGTCCGACCTCCCGGTCTGGGAGCTTCCGATCACCCCGACGCTCGTGGTCTCGACGGCACTGGCCACCCGCGATTTCCAGGACGTCCACCACGATCGGGACCGTTCGATCGGTCACGGCAGCAAGGACATCTTCATCAACATCTTGAGCACGACGGGGCTGGTGCAGCGCTACGTGACCGAATGGGCCGGCCCGCAGACACAGGTGCTCTCGTGCGCGTTGCGGCTCGGAGCGCCCGCGCACCCGTACGACACGCTGCGCTTCACCGGGACCATCGTGTCCGAGATCGATGGCGTGACCACGCTCGACGTCACGGGCCTGGTGTCTGTCGGAACGCACGTCAACGCCCGACTGGAGATCACCCGATGA
- a CDS encoding lipid-transfer protein has product MSSFSGAAAIAGIGATEFSKESGRSELQLSAEATLAALADAGLTASDVDGLVTFTMDSTSEIALARELGIGDLRFFSRINYGGGAACATVQQAAMAVATGMADVVVAYRGFNERSGQRFGQVQKWAAEQVNTNGLDNAWTYPQGLSTPAATVAMQARRYMHEYGATSEDFGRVAVADRRHAANNPAAFFYQKPITIQDHQSSRIIADPLRLLDCCQESDGAVAIVVTSTERARDLRAGAVPILAAAQGSAADQFVMTSYYRDDIGIAEMGVVGRDLWRQSGLAPADIQTAVLYDHFTPYVLMQLEELGFCGRGEAKDFIADGAIEIGGRLPLNTHGGQLGEAYIHGMNGIAEGVRQIRGSSVNQVDGARHVLVTAGTGVPTSGLILGGA; this is encoded by the coding sequence ATGAGCAGCTTCAGCGGCGCCGCGGCCATTGCCGGCATCGGAGCGACCGAGTTCTCGAAGGAGTCGGGACGCTCCGAGCTCCAGCTGTCGGCCGAGGCGACCCTCGCAGCGCTCGCGGATGCGGGGCTCACGGCGTCCGACGTCGACGGGCTCGTGACCTTCACGATGGACTCGACGTCCGAGATCGCGCTGGCCCGCGAGCTCGGCATCGGCGACCTGCGGTTCTTCAGCCGCATCAACTATGGCGGGGGAGCGGCCTGCGCCACGGTGCAGCAGGCGGCGATGGCGGTCGCGACGGGCATGGCCGACGTCGTGGTGGCCTATCGGGGCTTCAATGAGCGATCCGGTCAGCGCTTCGGGCAGGTGCAGAAGTGGGCCGCCGAGCAGGTCAACACCAACGGCCTCGACAACGCGTGGACCTACCCGCAGGGGCTCTCGACTCCCGCCGCCACGGTCGCGATGCAGGCCCGTCGCTACATGCACGAGTACGGCGCCACATCCGAAGACTTCGGTCGTGTCGCGGTGGCGGATCGCCGGCACGCGGCCAACAACCCGGCGGCGTTCTTCTACCAGAAGCCCATCACGATCCAGGACCACCAGAGCTCGCGGATCATCGCCGACCCGCTCCGTCTGCTCGACTGCTGCCAGGAGAGCGACGGGGCTGTCGCGATCGTCGTCACGTCCACCGAGCGGGCCCGCGACCTCAGGGCCGGTGCCGTTCCCATCCTGGCCGCTGCCCAGGGCAGCGCCGCCGACCAGTTCGTCATGACGTCCTACTATCGCGACGACATCGGCATCGCCGAGATGGGCGTCGTGGGCCGCGACCTGTGGCGCCAGTCAGGCCTCGCGCCCGCCGACATCCAGACGGCGGTGCTCTACGACCACTTCACGCCGTACGTGCTCATGCAGCTGGAGGAGCTCGGCTTCTGCGGCCGCGGAGAGGCGAAGGACTTCATCGCCGACGGTGCGATCGAGATCGGGGGCCGACTGCCGCTGAACACCCATGGTGGGCAGCTCGGCGAGGCGTACATCCATGGCATGAACGGGATCGCTGAAGGGGTGCGCCAGATCCGTGGGTCGTCGGTCAACCAGGTCGACGGGGCACGGCACGTCCTCGTCACGGCCGGCACCGGTGTGCCCACCTCGGGGCTCATCCTCGGCGGTGCCTGA